In Topomyia yanbarensis strain Yona2022 chromosome 2, ASM3024719v1, whole genome shotgun sequence, one DNA window encodes the following:
- the LOC131679876 gene encoding MAGE-like protein 2, with amino-acid sequence MKQALMFLILTLGWSSGEVNKRAPQKKRALPSDVSEQIETTHTFDTECQDNKNWGHKQFTEVTITKNVPVPYPVKVERHVPIPVRVPFPVAIRHHVPILVQRNIPIYVEKPIPVQVDRPVPYPLPIEVPVFHKMAVEVPKPYPIHIPKPYPVYIQRHVPQTEMSPTKRVKKNTVKVLRYRH; translated from the exons ATGAAG CAGGCTTTGATGTTCCTGATTCTTACCTTAGGATGGAGTTCCGGAGAGGTAAACAAACGGGCGCCGCAGAAAAAACGCGCGCTTCCTTCTGATGTCAGTGAGCAAATCGAGACGACTCACACATTCGACACCGAATGTCAGGATAATAAAAACTGGGGTCACAAACAGTTCACCGAGGTTACCATCACGAAAAATGTTCCTGTTCCGTATCCGGTGAAGGTCGAGCGTCACGTTCCCATTCCGGTGAGGGTGCCGTTTCCGGTAGCTATTCGCCATCACGTGCCCATCCTTGTCCAGCGGAACATTCCGATCTACGTGGAAAAACCGATACCAGTGCAAGTGGATCGGCCAGTGCCCTATCCGCTGCCGATTGAAGTGCCTGTTTTTCATAAAATGGCAGTGGAGGTACCGAAACCATATCCAATACATATTCCAAAACCATACCCAGTGTACATACAACGACACGTGCCCCAAACGGAGATGTCGCCAACCAAGCGCGTTAAGAAGAACACGGTGAAAGTACTGCGATATAGGCATTGA